A region of Streptomyces sp. NBC_00654 DNA encodes the following proteins:
- a CDS encoding C40 family peptidase: protein MSLTAHIPSHRKPRQSASKTALRAGVAGGVLSTIAVAGAAGPAQAEPVTQTIEMPTITSGLSTAVAASAQATQQVALDLETQANEDAAAESAAKKAKKAKAEAVRKAEAEKKAEAAAKKKAEAAERASRTSVRTTLSASSGGSGSSASSSSASYSSSNATGSAAAVVAFAKAQVGDAYVPGGTGPNSWDCSGLVQAAFRTVGVDLPRVSQAQSTFGTQVSLNNLQPGDILYWGSAGSAYHVAVYIGGGQFVGAQNSNTGTVQRSLDYDRPTGAVRVL, encoded by the coding sequence ATGTCCCTCACCGCTCACATACCCAGCCACCGGAAGCCCCGCCAGAGTGCCTCGAAGACGGCACTGCGGGCCGGAGTTGCCGGTGGCGTCCTCAGCACCATCGCGGTCGCAGGCGCCGCCGGTCCGGCCCAGGCCGAGCCGGTGACCCAGACCATCGAGATGCCCACCATCACCTCCGGGCTCTCCACCGCCGTCGCCGCTTCCGCACAGGCCACGCAGCAGGTCGCCCTCGACCTCGAAACGCAGGCCAACGAGGACGCCGCGGCCGAGAGCGCCGCGAAGAAGGCCAAGAAGGCCAAGGCCGAGGCAGTCCGCAAGGCAGAGGCCGAGAAGAAGGCCGAGGCGGCCGCCAAGAAGAAGGCGGAGGCCGCCGAGCGCGCGTCCCGCACCTCCGTGCGCACGACGCTCAGCGCCTCCTCCGGCGGCTCGGGCTCCTCCGCGTCCTCCTCCTCTGCCTCGTACTCCTCGTCGAACGCCACGGGCTCCGCCGCGGCCGTCGTCGCGTTCGCCAAGGCGCAGGTCGGCGACGCGTACGTGCCCGGCGGCACCGGCCCCAACTCGTGGGACTGCTCCGGCCTCGTCCAGGCCGCGTTCCGCACGGTCGGCGTCGACCTGCCGCGCGTCTCGCAGGCCCAGTCGACCTTCGGCACCCAGGTCTCCCTGAACAACCTCCAGCCGGGCGACATCCTGTACTGGGGCAGCGCGGGCAGCGCGTACCACGTCGCGGTCTACATCGGCGGCGGCCAGTTCGTCGGTGCGCAGAACTCCAACACGGGTACCGTGCAGCGCTCCCTGGACTACGACCGGCCGACCGGCGCGGTCCGCGTTCTCTGA
- a CDS encoding DUF1349 domain-containing protein, whose translation MDGQQTVDRSRATWLNPPQASVDRGADLLVTTRDRGDFWRTTSYGFVHDDGHALLTGLPGGSAVEVTFVADFDTLYDQAGVMVRVDERNWIKAGIELTDGVPHLGAVVTREVSDWSMAPVPEWAGRRVTVRASRAGDALTVRARCEDGPWRMVRLAPLDPDAVALAGPFCCSPQREGLEVRFTGFTTGPADRSLHGE comes from the coding sequence ATGGACGGACAGCAGACGGTCGACCGGTCGCGGGCCACCTGGCTCAACCCGCCGCAGGCCTCGGTGGACCGGGGCGCGGACCTGCTCGTGACCACCCGGGACCGCGGGGACTTCTGGCGCACCACCAGCTACGGCTTCGTCCACGACGACGGGCACGCGCTCCTGACCGGTCTGCCCGGCGGATCGGCGGTCGAGGTGACGTTCGTGGCGGACTTCGACACCCTGTACGACCAGGCCGGGGTCATGGTCCGGGTGGACGAACGGAACTGGATCAAGGCCGGGATCGAACTGACCGACGGCGTTCCGCATCTGGGGGCCGTGGTCACGCGCGAGGTGTCGGACTGGTCGATGGCGCCGGTCCCGGAGTGGGCCGGGCGGCGGGTGACCGTACGGGCCAGCCGCGCCGGCGACGCCCTCACCGTGCGTGCGCGGTGCGAGGACGGGCCCTGGCGGATGGTCAGGCTGGCCCCGCTGGACCCGGACGCGGTCGCGCTGGCCGGTCCGTTCTGCTGCTCGCCGCAGCGCGAGGGCCTGGAGGTCCGCTTCACGGGCTTCACGACGGGGCCGGCGGACAGGTCGCTGCACGGGGAATGA
- a CDS encoding AAA family ATPase, with protein sequence MRQEQQFITDLYARLDQLREQAEASVRDALVQVGTGLQARLERDVLVAEQSGLLSAIRSGENGLCFGRIDFRDGRTHHIGRIGIRQDDTSRTPLVIDWRADVARPFYLATGHSPMGLRRRRHITTEGRTVTALHDELMDLADPTRTGHEGTDADEVLLAALDAARTGRMHDIVRTIQAEQDRIIRAPHKGVMVVEGGPGTGKTVVALHRAAFLLYEYRELLARRAVLIVGPNPAFLSYIGDVLPSLGETGVLLATLGELFPGVRATGSDSPAAAEVKGSAAMADVLAQALRDRQTVPERATEIVHDGYGTLQLDRAMAEDARWRARESGLPHNLARPVFAFQIIDALTAQLTERIGADPFGGPNLLGPDDIAQMGKEIAMSREVHAAIDELWPQLTPQEFVADFLAEPVHLDDGPAGLIRRQGGEWTEADVPLLDEAAELLGEDDSAARAAAEAERQERIAYAQGVLELSAGSETYEFEDEESEVLAAHNIIDAERMAERHEEADLRSAAERAAADRTWAFGHIVVDEAQELSAMAWRLLMRRVPTRSMTLVGDPAQTAEAAGLGSWERILEPYVGDRWEHVRLRVNYRTPAEIMEVAAGFLRAHDPSFEPPGSVRSTGVRPWSLRVTADGLATAVARETSAARDGGRVAVVAPSALHTSLLAELPDAGHGTAPDLTRDVVLLDARQAKGLEFDTVLVVEPAAYGVSDLYVALTRATQRLGVLHTVDLPEALGGLEDAGAAGRSSG encoded by the coding sequence ATGCGGCAGGAGCAGCAATTCATCACCGACCTCTATGCCCGGCTCGATCAGCTCAGGGAGCAGGCCGAGGCCTCGGTGCGCGACGCGCTCGTGCAGGTCGGGACCGGTCTTCAGGCCCGGCTTGAGCGGGATGTGCTGGTGGCGGAGCAGTCCGGACTGCTCAGTGCGATCCGCTCGGGAGAGAATGGGCTCTGTTTCGGGCGCATCGACTTCCGGGACGGCCGGACGCATCACATCGGACGTATCGGAATTCGGCAGGACGATACGTCCCGTACGCCTCTGGTGATCGACTGGCGGGCGGACGTGGCGCGTCCCTTCTATCTGGCCACCGGCCATTCCCCGATGGGCCTGCGGCGAAGGCGCCACATCACCACCGAGGGGCGCACCGTCACCGCGCTCCACGACGAACTGATGGACCTCGCGGACCCGACCCGCACCGGCCACGAGGGCACGGACGCCGACGAGGTCCTGCTCGCCGCGCTGGACGCGGCCCGCACGGGACGGATGCACGACATCGTCCGGACCATCCAGGCGGAGCAGGACCGCATCATCCGGGCACCCCACAAGGGCGTCATGGTCGTCGAGGGCGGCCCCGGCACCGGAAAGACGGTCGTCGCGCTGCACCGGGCGGCATTCCTGCTGTACGAGTACCGGGAACTGCTGGCCCGCCGCGCCGTACTGATCGTCGGCCCGAACCCGGCCTTCCTGAGCTACATCGGCGACGTACTGCCGTCCCTGGGCGAGACCGGCGTACTGCTGGCCACCCTCGGCGAGCTCTTCCCCGGGGTGCGCGCCACCGGCTCCGACAGCCCGGCCGCCGCCGAGGTCAAGGGAAGCGCCGCGATGGCCGACGTGCTGGCGCAGGCCCTGCGGGACCGGCAGACCGTGCCCGAGCGGGCGACGGAGATCGTCCACGACGGCTACGGGACACTCCAGCTGGACCGGGCCATGGCCGAGGACGCCCGGTGGCGGGCGCGCGAGAGCGGGCTGCCGCACAACCTGGCCAGGCCCGTCTTCGCGTTCCAGATCATCGACGCGCTCACCGCGCAGCTGACCGAGCGGATCGGTGCCGACCCGTTCGGCGGGCCCAATCTCCTGGGCCCGGACGACATCGCCCAGATGGGCAAGGAGATCGCGATGAGCCGGGAGGTGCACGCGGCCATCGACGAGCTGTGGCCGCAGCTCACCCCGCAGGAGTTCGTCGCGGACTTCCTCGCGGAGCCGGTCCACCTCGACGACGGACCGGCCGGGCTGATCCGGCGGCAGGGCGGTGAGTGGACCGAGGCCGACGTACCGCTCCTGGACGAGGCCGCCGAGCTGCTGGGCGAGGACGACAGCGCGGCCCGTGCGGCGGCCGAGGCCGAGCGTCAGGAGCGGATCGCCTACGCACAGGGCGTGCTGGAACTGTCCGCCGGCTCGGAGACGTACGAGTTCGAGGACGAGGAGTCCGAGGTCCTCGCGGCGCACAACATCATCGACGCCGAACGGATGGCCGAACGGCACGAGGAGGCCGATCTCCGCAGCGCGGCCGAGCGGGCGGCGGCGGACCGGACCTGGGCGTTCGGCCACATCGTGGTCGACGAGGCGCAGGAACTCTCGGCGATGGCGTGGCGGCTGCTGATGCGGCGCGTTCCCACGCGTTCCATGACGCTCGTCGGCGACCCGGCGCAGACCGCCGAAGCGGCGGGGCTCGGCTCCTGGGAACGCATCCTGGAGCCGTACGTCGGTGACCGCTGGGAGCATGTACGGCTCCGGGTCAACTACCGTACGCCCGCCGAGATCATGGAGGTCGCGGCCGGGTTCCTGCGGGCGCACGACCCGTCGTTCGAGCCGCCCGGATCGGTGCGGTCCACCGGGGTGCGGCCCTGGTCGCTGCGGGTCACCGCGGACGGCCTCGCCACAGCGGTGGCGCGGGAGACCTCGGCGGCCCGGGACGGCGGACGGGTCGCGGTCGTCGCTCCCTCGGCACTGCACACCTCACTCCTCGCGGAGCTGCCGGACGCGGGCCACGGCACCGCACCCGACCTCACCCGGGACGTGGTGCTGCTGGACGCGCGGCAGGCGAAGGGGCTGGAGTTCGACACGGTGCTGGTCGTGGAACCGGCCGCGTACGGAGTGAGCGACCTGTACGTCGCGCTGACCCGCGCCACCCAGCGCCTCGGGGTACTGCACACCGTCGATCTGCCCGAGGCGCTCGGCGGACTGGAGGACGCGGGCGCCGCCGGCCGGTCGTCCGGCTGA
- a CDS encoding ATP-binding protein — MTSVTASPPPAPYLPQRGDRYRLVVPNAPTAPRIARDFLGTVLRNSAHPALMDDGRLCVSEVVSNAHCHTRSVRIRVDVTVNRRQVLVYVTDDEPGPLLKPGRSSHLGPQSKAPGADAYAERGRGLLIVDSLAVRWGTTTHGGGVPHAKTVWFILAEPAA, encoded by the coding sequence ATGACCTCCGTAACCGCTTCGCCTCCACCCGCCCCGTACCTCCCCCAACGCGGAGACCGTTACCGGCTCGTCGTGCCGAACGCCCCCACCGCACCCCGGATCGCGCGGGACTTCCTGGGGACCGTGCTGCGTAACAGCGCGCACCCCGCGCTCATGGACGACGGCCGGTTGTGTGTGAGCGAGGTGGTGTCCAACGCCCATTGCCACACGCGGTCGGTGCGCATCCGCGTGGACGTGACGGTGAACCGGCGTCAGGTTCTCGTCTACGTCACCGACGACGAGCCGGGACCACTGCTGAAGCCGGGGCGGTCTTCCCACCTCGGGCCGCAGTCGAAGGCGCCGGGTGCCGATGCGTACGCGGAGCGCGGGCGGGGGCTCCTCATCGTGGACAGCCTGGCCGTGCGGTGGGGGACCACGACCCACGGTGGTGGCGTGCCGCACGCGAAGACGGTCTGGTTCATCCTTGCCGAACCGGCGGCATGA
- a CDS encoding helix-turn-helix transcriptional regulator, giving the protein MPPRSYPTARQKRLGAELRKLRERAGMSGSEAAAFLGGERAQISHIESGRYGVSDQRVRRLAAHYSAGDKHLVDALASMAEERTKGWWDDYRGILSPGFLDLAELEHRATYIRAIRMLNIPGVFQTEAYARDLIRSGVSHLPAAELNARVEHRTRRRDIFDRPVPTPFEAFIHEAALRMRYCDADAMREQLDFLHTVSTWPSVTIRVIPFTAQITGSVHSMLYAGASITALDTVQIDSAFDAGFLDAEAQLARYRELLDSIESISLDSEESAQFIQHIAQEM; this is encoded by the coding sequence ATGCCGCCAAGGAGCTATCCGACCGCCAGGCAGAAGCGGTTGGGCGCGGAGCTTCGCAAGTTGCGCGAGCGCGCCGGCATGTCCGGGAGTGAGGCCGCAGCATTCCTGGGCGGCGAACGCGCCCAGATCAGCCACATTGAATCCGGTCGCTATGGCGTGAGCGACCAACGGGTCCGTCGGCTCGCCGCGCACTACTCGGCAGGCGACAAGCACTTGGTCGACGCGCTGGCGAGCATGGCCGAGGAACGCACCAAGGGATGGTGGGACGACTATCGCGGGATACTCTCACCGGGTTTTCTGGATCTGGCCGAACTGGAGCACCGCGCAACATACATCCGCGCCATTCGGATGCTGAATATCCCAGGCGTGTTCCAGACGGAGGCGTACGCGAGGGATCTGATCCGCAGTGGAGTCTCCCACCTCCCGGCGGCAGAATTGAACGCCCGGGTCGAACACCGAACACGGCGGCGCGACATCTTCGACCGCCCCGTGCCCACCCCGTTCGAAGCGTTCATCCATGAGGCCGCCCTGCGCATGCGCTACTGCGACGCCGACGCGATGCGGGAGCAACTCGACTTCCTGCACACCGTGTCCACCTGGCCCTCTGTAACCATCCGCGTCATCCCGTTCACCGCACAGATCACAGGTTCAGTGCATTCGATGCTGTACGCCGGAGCCAGCATCACGGCGCTCGACACCGTGCAGATCGACAGCGCCTTCGACGCCGGATTCCTGGATGCCGAAGCCCAACTTGCCAGGTATCGAGAGCTCCTTGATTCCATCGAGTCGATCTCCCTCGACTCGGAGGAGTCCGCCCAATTCATCCAACACATCGCACAGGAAATGTGA
- a CDS encoding DUF397 domain-containing protein: protein MTDAINWQKSSFSGADNNQDCIELAPVDGGIRMRESDDPDVVVTTSVAKLRAFVLGVKAGEFDHLI from the coding sequence ATGACCGATGCAATCAACTGGCAGAAGTCCTCATTCTCGGGAGCAGACAACAATCAGGACTGTATCGAGCTGGCCCCCGTCGACGGCGGGATCAGAATGCGCGAGAGCGACGATCCCGACGTGGTCGTCACGACGAGCGTCGCCAAGCTCCGCGCCTTCGTCCTGGGCGTCAAGGCCGGTGAGTTCGACCACCTGATCTGA
- a CDS encoding NACHT domain-containing NTPase, translating into MISLQRDGNSPADVITILGFPVAVIGVTIALSTLTGAKADVKNWADKLAKQVKKDEERTWTQLLGGDLAAIDIPFSMSDAAGRAVRAPFRSGRLDGDEHIPGLGDFYGGLHPRRLAITGDAGSGKTVAAVGLILELIKNRTGDDPVPLRLSLAEWDGAESLADWVRRHLVDVYEWPVHMAALLVDERLVLPVLDGLDEMDPTDTDGRPLDTPARALAALEELNALQEGREYGPLVLTCRTGHYEALASHARLRNAARIQIDPLSPADAVRFLTGHADGLVEVLGRPDSSALQQALSTPWRLSIAAAVYADGTGRNPAELLELQHAAGIQDHLISHFITVASPAPRGSQHTRQGDGRTYSPQHVQAWLGQLASHLATRSQGGGTDLALQDLWPMSGRRRVRVVDAAVTALAVLPFLFLAVDGDGWLPGFAVAFVAVWAVTNAAAPTAGAPVIANWRNLRTWAGMRKFGWGLLSGILLGIIISMIGMGDDMARSGAYERYLDVFSSCAKNFPNDDINACVQRETPQGFKELAWDVKHGWKDADFKESLMIGMAIGLFCGIPQGLAFGAAGQPDLLVKPRQLMRKDIRYRIIMCVPRALPAFLVAMCIYGFGVDLLPVYRGVLYVDDADGSSGLQTKAVLAIAAASLVFGLLAASRRTGASRRYFVFLLCSRRKLPWRLAIFLDWAYRAGFLRYSGSLYQFRHRELQQWLQRHHGLRP; encoded by the coding sequence TTGATTTCGTTGCAGCGTGACGGAAACTCTCCTGCGGATGTCATCACCATCCTGGGCTTCCCGGTGGCGGTGATAGGTGTAACCATCGCTCTTTCCACGCTGACTGGCGCCAAGGCCGACGTCAAGAACTGGGCGGATAAATTAGCCAAGCAGGTCAAGAAGGACGAAGAGCGAACGTGGACGCAGTTGCTGGGCGGCGATCTGGCGGCGATCGACATTCCCTTTTCCATGTCGGACGCGGCAGGGCGGGCCGTCAGGGCCCCATTTCGCAGCGGCCGGCTCGACGGGGACGAGCATATCCCTGGGTTAGGGGATTTTTACGGCGGACTGCATCCGCGGAGACTGGCAATAACCGGTGACGCGGGTTCGGGAAAGACGGTCGCAGCTGTCGGGCTGATACTTGAACTGATCAAGAACAGGACCGGTGACGATCCGGTTCCGCTGCGGCTCTCGCTGGCCGAGTGGGACGGCGCGGAATCGCTGGCCGACTGGGTGCGGCGGCATCTTGTGGACGTATACGAATGGCCTGTCCACATGGCCGCACTACTGGTCGACGAGCGGCTTGTCCTGCCCGTCCTCGACGGCTTGGACGAGATGGACCCGACGGACACCGACGGACGGCCACTGGACACTCCCGCCAGGGCCCTGGCTGCTCTGGAGGAACTCAATGCCCTGCAGGAAGGCCGTGAGTACGGTCCACTGGTCCTCACCTGCCGCACCGGGCACTACGAGGCACTGGCATCCCACGCCCGGCTGCGGAACGCGGCACGTATCCAGATCGACCCCCTCTCCCCTGCGGATGCGGTTCGCTTCCTGACCGGGCACGCGGACGGCCTGGTGGAGGTGCTGGGCCGACCGGACAGCAGCGCCCTGCAGCAGGCGCTCTCCACTCCCTGGCGCCTCTCGATTGCTGCCGCCGTCTACGCGGACGGCACGGGGCGGAATCCGGCCGAACTGCTTGAACTGCAGCATGCCGCAGGAATCCAGGATCACCTCATCAGTCACTTCATCACCGTCGCGTCACCTGCACCGCGCGGAAGCCAGCACACACGGCAAGGCGACGGTAGGACCTACAGCCCGCAGCACGTCCAGGCCTGGCTGGGGCAGTTGGCGTCGCACCTGGCGACAAGAAGTCAGGGCGGAGGCACCGACCTGGCGCTGCAGGACCTCTGGCCCATGTCCGGCAGACGGCGGGTGCGGGTGGTCGACGCCGCCGTCACGGCCCTCGCGGTACTGCCCTTCCTCTTTCTTGCGGTTGACGGGGACGGCTGGTTGCCCGGCTTTGCGGTGGCCTTCGTGGCGGTGTGGGCCGTCACGAATGCTGCCGCTCCGACGGCCGGAGCGCCTGTGATCGCCAACTGGCGCAATCTCCGCACCTGGGCAGGCATGCGAAAGTTCGGATGGGGCCTACTTTCCGGAATCCTCCTGGGAATTATCATCAGCATGATAGGGATGGGGGACGATATGGCGAGGTCCGGCGCCTATGAGAGGTACTTGGATGTTTTTAGTAGCTGCGCAAAGAATTTTCCGAACGACGACATCAATGCCTGTGTACAAAGAGAAACCCCCCAGGGATTCAAAGAGCTTGCCTGGGACGTGAAACACGGGTGGAAGGACGCCGACTTCAAGGAGAGCTTGATGATCGGCATGGCCATCGGTCTCTTTTGCGGGATTCCGCAGGGCCTGGCCTTCGGGGCCGCTGGCCAGCCGGATCTGCTGGTAAAGCCGCGACAGTTGATGCGAAAGGACATCCGCTACCGGATCATCATGTGCGTACCACGTGCGCTCCCGGCTTTCCTGGTCGCGATGTGCATCTACGGGTTCGGAGTGGATCTGCTACCCGTGTACCGGGGCGTGCTGTACGTCGACGACGCGGACGGGTCATCGGGCCTCCAGACGAAAGCCGTTCTCGCCATCGCTGCCGCTTCCCTGGTGTTCGGTCTGCTGGCCGCATCCCGGAGGACCGGAGCAAGCCGTCGCTATTTCGTCTTCCTTCTCTGCTCCCGGCGGAAGCTGCCCTGGCGGCTGGCCATATTCCTCGACTGGGCGTACCGCGCGGGCTTCCTGCGCTATTCCGGCTCGCTCTATCAGTTCCGCCACCGTGAACTCCAGCAGTGGCTGCAGCGTCACCACGGCCTCAGGCCTTGA
- a CDS encoding DUF1062 domain-containing protein, whose amino-acid sequence MLKIWVVIPTCLPLVLRRCHACGSERFRANGKFRVNANHKLIDAWLLALCTGCGETTKLTVLERMNVRSVRPELLDRLHGNDPGLAAELLQDPGVRHRNRIALDWDNAWRLDTGGPDHLDHEVIDVSVRFAARIPLRPARLIAEGCGLSRAEVERLITEGKLVSAVRLSGKLSGGFTFTLKR is encoded by the coding sequence GTGCTCAAAATCTGGGTGGTCATACCCACCTGCCTGCCGCTCGTCCTCCGCCGTTGCCACGCCTGCGGGTCCGAGCGCTTCCGGGCGAACGGCAAGTTTCGCGTGAACGCGAACCACAAGCTCATCGACGCCTGGCTCCTCGCACTCTGTACGGGCTGCGGGGAAACCACAAAGCTCACGGTCCTGGAGCGGATGAACGTGCGCTCCGTACGGCCCGAGCTGCTGGACCGACTGCACGGCAACGACCCCGGCCTGGCAGCCGAACTGCTCCAGGATCCGGGCGTACGGCACCGCAATCGCATCGCCCTCGACTGGGACAACGCCTGGCGGCTCGACACCGGCGGACCGGATCACCTGGACCACGAGGTGATCGACGTCTCGGTCCGCTTCGCGGCCCGGATCCCGCTCCGGCCGGCGCGGCTGATCGCTGAAGGCTGCGGCCTTTCGCGGGCCGAGGTCGAACGATTGATCACGGAGGGGAAGCTCGTTTCGGCAGTCCGGCTGAGCGGCAAGCTCTCCGGCGGCTTCACCTTCACGCTCAAGCGCTGA
- a CDS encoding DUF4232 domain-containing protein translates to MRVYKITFAALAVAASLSLTACQSGDAGTGQSAPSSASNGSSSGGADQDGAKDTAGKSSSGKGAAVGTGSNVSNKVGKCRTDELEITASDQSFSDESEGTVVVEFKNSGGGDCSISGYAGVDLKTSEGPLSAERAGQQTGPDTLKGGESTFFGITYPLNDTGGSGIRITGLVVTPPDETKSVTIDWPGAATLPVTDGSGSPVTVGPIGSAGQGG, encoded by the coding sequence ATGCGCGTTTACAAGATCACCTTCGCAGCCCTGGCCGTTGCCGCGAGCCTCTCGCTCACGGCCTGCCAGAGCGGCGATGCCGGCACGGGGCAGAGCGCCCCGTCGTCCGCGTCCAACGGGTCGTCGTCGGGCGGTGCGGATCAGGACGGCGCGAAGGACACCGCCGGCAAGAGCTCCAGCGGGAAGGGCGCGGCTGTCGGGACCGGCTCCAACGTGTCCAACAAGGTCGGCAAGTGCCGTACCGACGAGCTGGAGATCACGGCGTCGGACCAGAGCTTCAGTGACGAGTCCGAGGGCACCGTCGTGGTGGAGTTCAAGAACAGCGGTGGCGGGGACTGCTCGATCTCCGGGTACGCGGGTGTCGACCTGAAGACCAGCGAGGGACCGTTGTCGGCGGAGCGCGCCGGTCAGCAGACCGGCCCGGACACCCTCAAGGGCGGGGAGTCCACCTTCTTCGGCATCACCTACCCCCTCAACGACACGGGCGGCTCCGGCATCCGCATCACGGGCCTGGTCGTGACCCCGCCGGACGAGACGAAGTCCGTCACCATCGACTGGCCCGGCGCCGCCACGCTCCCCGTCACCGACGGCTCCGGCTCCCCGGTGACGGTCGGCCCCATCGGCAGCGCCGGCCAGGGCGGCTGA